Proteins co-encoded in one Aspergillus flavus chromosome 2, complete sequence genomic window:
- a CDS encoding NADPH quinone reductase, giving the protein MKQWQVKLARGADFLQPTNITTAQLGEYRGPSRFHAASLNCRDIMIGTYFWDTKHGIVDEVVKSKPKVTRSVIGHLVSPIFHLIHHAGSLGSTYDGVVRQYAFNEQACVEIPSNLSYREAAALPCAVVTAWNALYKGPIKCCRSTGGINIFALQFANMGGTQVIATTGNAEKAAKLKAEGADHVITYKEDPRYGGTAKEVSDRGPWADFVTEIVTIDGQIAVIGSRADVQESPYAGLHTTSTMIIRGVLVGSRQLNDAINTAIKINNLHPVIESRV; this is encoded by the exons ATGAAACAGTGGCAGGTCAAACTCGCACGGGGAGCCGATTTTCTACAACCCACAAACATCACTACCGCACAATTGGGGGAATACAGAGGCCCATCGAGATTCCACGCGGCATCCCTGAACTGCCGCGACATTATGATT GGCACGTACTTTTGGGATACCAAGCATGGAATCGTTGAT GAAGTAGTGAAATCAAAACCCAAGGTGACACGTTCTGTCATCGGTCACCTTGTCTCTCCTATCTTCCATCTCATTCACCATGCCGGATCC CTAGGCTCTACCTACGACGGCGTCGTCCGGCAATATGCGTTTAACGAACAAGCTTGTGTGGAAATTCCCTCCAATCTGAGTTACCGTGAGGCTGCAGCGCTCCCATGTGCGGTAGTCACAGCATGGAATGCACTCTACAAAGGCCCCATAAAATGCTGCCGG AGCACTGGGGGCATCAACATTTTTGCGCTGCAATTCGCCAATATGGGGGGCACCCAAGTCATCGCAACGACTGGCAATGCTGAAAAGGCAGCTAAACTCAAGGCTGAAGGGGCTGATCATGTCATCACCTACAAAGAGGACCCACGATACGGAGGAACGGCGAAGGAAGTCTCGGACCGGGGTCCGTGGGCAGACTTCGTCACTGAGATTG TGACTATTGATGGGCAGATTGCCGTCATTGGCAGTCGAGCGGATGTCCAGGAGAGTCCATATGCCGGCCTTCATACCACGTCAACCATGATCATTCGCGGGGTTTTGGTGGGCAGTAGGCAGCTGAATGACGCGATAAACACAGCTATCAAAATTAACAACCTGCATCCGGTCATTGAATCAAGAGTCTGA